CCCTCATATAGCAAAATTCTGTGACAATTTCTCCGTCACCACTATTGGGAAGTAGCAAATCCCTTACTCGCATTTTCATATAATATATACTCAagaatatactacctccatttttatAAAGGTAAACATGTGGTGAAAACCCAACCTAGATGAAAACTCGTATAAACCCAAACAACAAGCTAGTCGTCTGAATTTGATCACACGTGCATGTAGATGATGTTATAAAATATCTTGTCCAAATTAACTAGACTTCATTTAAATATATTAGTGGgatataaaaataacaaatttcgGAGAAATCGAAAGTTATCAGCGttgaaatttgatattttatatcTCACAAATGACGCTAAGTTTGAATAAGATTTATTACATGGTCGTGTAACATTATGTGTGTGATTTTTTCGATGAGTTTAGATAACTTTTTATCGAGGTTTACCTCACCTGAGTATTCACCTAAGTTGAGTTTCCACCACATATTTAcatgtttttaaatatattagATTGTTTATTCTTGGTATATGTTGATCATTTCTATTATTAAAAGATTTAGtataaatatgaaatatattagtGATGCTTAAAGCACCTCtaacaattaaaaaaagatacaacaaagaaaatacataatacacatattttttataaacaaataattaataatatttttcaaaatcAACAGTGTCGTATAATTAAAACAAGAGGGAGTACGTAATTAATTAGCTAAATAGGATAATCTGGCTACTTTCTCCTAACTTAGAGAATAAATATGCACGCTATACTTTTCCCATTCAGTGGAGGCAGGCATGGATATATATGCAAGATGTGTGGCTGTCAAAACAAAATATGAATTCTACTTCTGTGCCTTCTTAATTTGTTTCAACATGCAATTAAGCAGTGGAAAAAGATGCTTGCCACTTtcctagctagcttaattataatatctAAATCTGTTGGGCCACTTTTGCTTTTACGAAAAGTAAGGGTTTGCTCTCCCAGGTTACTCGTGACGAGCTCATCATATCTATCAAGAAAATTTGGGTTTGACAAGTCTAGCAAGAATAAACAATGTATTTAACTACTTTCACATGTGTTTCATTGAATATCGTTCTTAATCTCTAAACGAGCAGGCACTTAATCACCTTTATTTATCGATCTTCTCTTGTCATGTTCTCATGGACAAGTTCACTTAATATCCACTTATTTTTCGATGTTTAATATTTCTTGATCCTTCTCGCCCTTTGACAAATGACTACAAAAAAAGTATTCTTACAATGTAAACTACACCCTAACTATTCTTACATTTTGAAAGTTTTTCTATAGAATATTGCATAGTTACTTcccataaatataaaaaatgccAGCACCTTAGAGGTCCTTTCAAACATGGTAATCCATTCCCGATTTTATATGAAGTTATAAAATTTCTTTATTTGAAAACAGGCCTTGTTTGCCAGAAAGGGCGTTTAATTAACCTTCCAATCCACTTTGAATGTTCCTATTAATATCAAATTCTAgccaatttttttatgaaaatagtGTAATTCTTAAAGTTAAGTTATTTTGAGATAGAGTAGGTAATTCTTTAAAGTTGCTAACGAAAGAACGAGATGGCTAATTTTACTTCACACAAACACAGAGACAgagagataaataaggagagaaagCGGTCAGGTTGGTAGCTAGGGAGCCAACATTCAGATCTTTTTCTTTGAGACAATAGGCAGCATTCAGATATGCATGTGTTTGTCTGTGGTGGGCTCCCTGAATGTAAAGCCCACAGCCTCGAGAGATCCATCCCTGTACGCACCCTGCACATCCCTGTGACCAACCAGTGCACTTCACTCATCCAGGGTGTTTCATGTTTGCAGCTGCAAAGCTGCATCCATAATGTGCTCCCTCCTTCTaaaataaatgaataaataaatagatCTTTGCTATGAATATATACACATGCACATATCAAGATTTATAAGCAGGATTTGATTGTTTTTAGGACGAAGAGTGTATTAGACAGATGATGAAAaggagaaaggaaaagaagagcATGTGTCCCTTTTGGCACTGATGATATGGATGATGAAACAATGTGTTGGAGTAGTCAAGCTTTTTGTTGTGTTTCCCTCCCAAGGCCCAGCTTTGCATCCCTCCCGGGAGGCAcggctccctccctccccatccATCCACCTTCTCCACCACGTCGCTTTGATAATTATGGCCTCTTggattctctctctttttttttcccaccccCACTAACTTTTACTAgtatttttagagttaataTTCCACGGTCACATGATTACGATTCTTTTCGAGTTTCGACCAAAAGTTATCACGTTTTTATTTCTCTCGTATCTATTATTGTACACTTGTTATCATCTATTTTTATCTGTGAGGTAaggtaagagaaaaaaaatggctgCACTTGTCGCAGCCATGCCGGTCGAAATTAGGGATACATTTTTGGCACTTGTTtagtttctaattttttttcaatctttcaacttttccatcacatcaaatttttctacgcacacaaacttccaacttttccgttacatcgtttaaattttaaccaaacttttaattttagcgtgaactagaCACACCCTTGGTGTAGTTTGGTGGAGCTGCAGACTGAATTAATAGCATTGATAATACACAATGAGATGAGAAAGGAGAGATGGTTTTGTATTAGCAATTCTTAGTTGCAGTTTGGACTCAGGTAGTCCAACTGTCCAATTAATTAATCAGAGGTAAAAAACAGTGGAAAAAAATTACGACGGGCTACGTGTCTTTTTCACCAATCTCAAAGCACCTCGGCCGTCTCGGGATCGGCCTCCTCGCTCGAGATCAACGCCACGTGCCGCCTCTTCTCCCACTCCTGATGCTCCCCTTTCTCCGGCCATctcccgcctccctccgccgcgtcggccttgccggagacggcggccgatgacgtcagcgcctGGGCGCGGCGCGCCTGCGCCTCCCAGTCGGTGGAGCCGACGACGCAGAGCATGAGGCCGGCGCAGCACACCTGGGCGGCGAGGAGCCCCACCCAGAGGCCGACGAACCCCACGCCGAGGCCGAACGcgagcaccaccgccaccggcaTGCCGACGAGGTAGAACGCGCCGAGGTTGACGTGcgcggcgcgcgccggccgcgcggtCCCGCGGAGCACGCCGCAGCCGACGGTCTGCGGGCAGTTGCCGAGCTCGCAGAGGCCCACGACGgggagcgccgccgcggtgAGGCGGAGGatgtcggcgtcggcggtgaaCAGCCGCCCCCACGCGTGCCGCATCCCCGTCGCGAACGCCATGGCGGCGAGCCCCATCGCGGCGGCCCCCGCCACGGCCACgtgcgccgcggcgcgcgcgcgcccgggGCGGTTCGCGCCCAGCTCGTTCCCCACCCGCGTCGACACGCCGAACCCCAGCGACGACGGGAACACGTACACCAGCGCCGTCGTCTGCATGAGCACCCCCAtcgacgccaccgccggcctcgGCTCCGGCAGGAGGCCGCACAGCAGGATCATCACCTCGTACCACCACCACTCGAGGCACACCGACACGCAGCTCGGCGCGGCGAGCCGCGCGAGCGGGCCCCATCCGGCGAGCCACTCCGCCGTGGGACCCCCCGCCTCCCTCAGCGCCTCGTCCCGCCGCGCGACGTACGCGAgcaggacggcgaggaggacgaagttggacgccgacgccgcggccgccacgcCGGGGGCGCCGAGCCGGAGGCGCCCCACGAGCACGTAGTTCGCCGGCACGTGGaacaccacggcggcggccgcggcgacggcgagcggctggGTGATCCCTTGCGAGCGGAGGTACACCCGTAACGGATGTATcagggagaaggagaagaggtcggggagggagaagaggaggtaGTCCTGCGCCATGGCGGTGATGTCGCGGTCCtggccgaggaagaggaggatctTGGCCATGTTGAGCCAGAGCGCGGAGAGCGGGAGGGAGCagcagaggaggaagaggacggaGCGGTAGAGCGTGAGGCCGAGCAGGCGCGGCTGCCGCGCGCCGAACGCCTGGGAGCAGAGCGGGTCCATGCCGAGCGACAAGCCGGAGAGCACCGAGTAGCCGGTGATGTTGGCGAACGCGACGGCGAGCGAGCCCGCCGCCAGCGGGAGGTCGCCGAGGGAGCCGAGGAACAGCATCGACAGCGCCGACCGCGAGTAGAGCATCAGCGCCGTCAGCGCGATCGGGCACGCCAGCCggcacagcgccgccgcctcccgcaccGTCTCCCCAGCCGCCGGCATGaccacacctccccctcttcctcctccaccaccgtcgtcgtcgccgccacgacACTTGACCTGGTGGACGACGGGGCGACAATGCCCGCCTTCCACATCACCGCCGTCCGTGCACTGAGGCAGCGACACGTAGACGTGGTGACCACCGCCGTCTGCCGGAGTCGCCACCTCCGGCACGGACGGTGCAGATGTGGTAGTGCACATCGATCGCGCACTTTGATTATGATTGTGAGGAGATGTAGTTGGCTAGCGAGGTAGGAGCAGAAGACGAGAGCAGAGGAGAGGTGAGCTGAAAGGTTGGAGACTGGAGAGGTGTACTTGGGTTGGCCAGTTGGGACACACACCCTGTGGAGGGAGGGGAGTGAGTGCATGGGCTTTTATAAGGGGAGGGATCAGCCACCATTGCCAGCTTAGATTAACCTTTTTGAAGGTGGTTGGAGACTTGGAGCGTGGAATTTAGTTATATTTTCCTATTTCCTTTTTTATCAAGTACACATTGTGGGAAAATGGCTTTTCGCCATGTTGCAGGGACAATATGCACGACACGATAAACTTTGTGCAACTAGGTACTATGGGTCTGTTTTAATAGCAACCCGAATCAACCATGTCAAATAATTCTCATGCCAAATATGTTGACGCTTAGGTATGTCCTTAAATTTTTCATAATCTTTTGTCGTGTGTTCGGTTTAGGGATAAAGTATGATGGGTTTGGCCAATCCTAACTATTTGGAATAGAAAGAGTCCTTCTACGTTGTCAGgagagtggggcccacgtaTCAATGAAATAGAAAGTAAGTTTAATTGGTCAATTTTCTTAAGGATGGAGCTAATCCTGACATAGagaaaatattattttcaagGATCATCTAATTCCACATATTCTCAAACTAAACGCCCTGGGTTTAGCCAAATATAACACATCTTGcgttaccaaattttgtctcATCACCTATATgcctttgagtttttattttagTTCCTATGTACCCATTGCATTAGTTGGTCGTTAGATTtattaaaatgactatattACTCATTTCTCATACTTATATGCTACCTACTTAAAAACATGAACCTCAATGATTTTGTtggatttaaaatttttgataTTGTTATGTAGATTCCATCGAATTTgatttgaaatttatttaaaaattttaaatttcagttttcaaatttgtggtaaaaaaaagttctataACCATTTTTCTTATGAATGAATATTTTTTCAcgttgaaatattttttctcaGTAAGCTAGCAcataaatatgagaaaagggGTGATATATTCATTTTGAAATATTAAGGGTAACTCATTGTCAACTAACAAAATGGGTAATAAAGATATTGAAATTAATAGTCTCAGGAGC
The Oryza sativa Japonica Group chromosome 6, ASM3414082v1 DNA segment above includes these coding regions:
- the LOC107276262 gene encoding protein DETOXIFICATION 51; its protein translation is MCTTTSAPSVPEVATPADGGGHHVYVSLPQCTDGGDVEGGHCRPVVHQVKCRGGDDDGGGGGRGGGVVMPAAGETVREAAALCRLACPIALTALMLYSRSALSMLFLGSLGDLPLAAGSLAVAFANITGYSVLSGLSLGMDPLCSQAFGARQPRLLGLTLYRSVLFLLCCSLPLSALWLNMAKILLFLGQDRDITAMAQDYLLFSLPDLFSFSLIHPLRVYLRSQGITQPLAVAAAAAVVFHVPANYVLVGRLRLGAPGVAAAASASNFVLLAVLLAYVARRDEALREAGGPTAEWLAGWGPLARLAAPSCVSVCLEWWWYEVMILLCGLLPEPRPAVASMGVLMQTTALVYVFPSSLGFGVSTRVGNELGANRPGRARAAAHVAVAGAAAMGLAAMAFATGMRHAWGRLFTADADILRLTAAALPVVGLCELGNCPQTVGCGVLRGTARPARAAHVNLGAFYLVGMPVAVVLAFGLGVGFVGLWVGLLAAQVCCAGLMLCVVGSTDWEAQARRAQALTSSAAVSGKADAAEGGGRWPEKGEHQEWEKRRHVALISSEEADPETAEVL